DNA from Microvirga ossetica:
GGCGCGATCGACGCTGCTGTCGCCGCGAAGAGCGGCGCCGAGGCGCAGATCTCCGCCCTGCTGCCGGCCCAGAAGGCCAGCGCCGAAGCCGCTCTCGCCCAAGCCGAGGTGGAACTGCGCAAGACCGTTGTCCGCGCTGGTGTGAACGGGCGCGTGGAGCAGTTCACGCTGCGGGTCGGCGACATCGTCAACCCGAACATGCGTCCGGCCGGCGTGCTGATCCCGGAGGGCGCCGGGCGGCAAGCCATCCAGGCGGGCTTCGGGCAGATCGAGGCCCAGGTGATGAAGGTCGGCATGATCGCCGAGGTCACCTGCGTGTCGAAACCCTGGACCATCATTCCGATGGTGGTGACGAGCGTGCAGGACTACATCGCCGCCGGCCAGTTCCGCGGCGGCGAGCAACTGATCGATGCCCAGCAGGTGATACAGCCGGGCACCATCCTGGTGTTTCTCGAGCCTCTCTACGAGGGCGGGCTCAGGGGCGTCACACCGGGCAGCTCCTGCATCGCCAACGCCTATACCAGCAACCACGATCTGATCGACTCCGGCCAGGTCAGCACCACCAAGGGGCTGGTTCTTCACGCGGTGGATGCGGTCGGACTCGTGCACGCCATGATCCTGCGGATCCAGGCGCTGATTTATCCCATCCAGACCCTCGTGCTCGGCGGACACTGATGCGAGCCGCAGTGGCTCGCAGGTCTGAGCGATCCCTCAAGTGGAGGCGCTCTTGCTATGGAACATTGACGAGGTCGAAGGCCCATGAAGCCCTTGCTTAAGGAAGTCCGTCACAATCCGCTGCTCTGGCTGCTGGCCTTCGTGCCCGTGGTGTTCGCCGCTCACACGCTCACGCCCGAAGCGCACACGCTGCTGTTCGTGCTGTCCGTCCTGGCGATCGTGCCACTGGCCGTGCTGCTGAGCCACGCCACCGAATCCGTGGCGGCCAAGACGGGCGATGCGGTCGGCGGCCTGCTCAACGCCACGCTCGGTAACCTGACCGAACTGATCATCGCGCTGGCCGCGTTGCGCGCCGGGCAATACGCGCTCGTGAAGGCCTCCATCGCCGGGGCGATCGTCACCAACTCGTTGTTCATGCTGGGCGCGTCGTTCCTGCTCGGTGGACTCAGGCACCACGTGCAGGACTACAACCGGGGCAACGCCCGTCTGCAAGCGGGCCTGCTCTTTCTGGCCACGATCGCGTTGCTGATGCCCTCGGCGGTCTCTGGAGCCGATCCCACCGCAGGATCGGCGGTGACCGACAGGTTGAGCGTGAGCCTGTCCGTGCTGCTCATCGCCGCCTACGGATTGGGCCTGCTGTTCACGCTCAAGACACATCGCGAATTCTTCGGTGGCGCGGATCATGCCGAAACCGGCGAGGCGCCGTGGCCCATGGGCTTGGCTCTGGCCACGCTGGCTGGCGTCACGATCCTGGTCGCGCTGGTGAGCGAGGTGTTCATCGAATCAGTGCAGCAGGCGGCGGTGGCGTTCGGGATGACCCCCGCATTCGTGGGTTTCGTCGTCGTGGCGTTGGTGGGCGCTGCGGCGGAGATGGCCTCAGCCTTTGCCGGCGCGCGCAAGAACCGGCTCGACCTGAGCGTGGGCATTGCGCTGGGAAGCTCGGCCCAGATCGCACTCTTCGTCGCCCCGGTGCTGGTGTTGCTCAGTTACCTCATCGGCCCGGCACCGATGAACCTGCAATTCTGGCCGGGTGCAGTGGTCATGATGCTCATCGCCACGATGACCGTGTCCCTGGTGACCAACAGCGGGCGCTCGGCGTGGTTTGTCGGCGTGCTCGTGCTGCTGGTGTACCTGATCTTCGCGATGACGCTTTATCTGTTGCCACCCCAGGTCCCCTGATCGGCTCACCGGAGCGGTCTGCATGTTGCGCCAAATTCTCGTGGGTGCTGCCGTCAGTCTTGGCAACATTGCCATCCATGCGTTGTTGATGGCGGCCGTACTATGGGCGGCGCGCACCGCGGTTGCGATTGCGACGTTCCGTCAATCGCTTCAATTGATCGCCGTCATGATTGCGACCGTGTCGTTCCTGATGGCCGCGCACCTTGCGGAGGTGCTCGTTTGGGCCTTGGCTTACGCAATCGTCGGTGCTGCACCTGACGACACCGATCTCATTTACTTCGCCTTCGTGAACTACACGACGCTCGGCTATGGCGACGTGACTCCCATCGAGCGTTGGCATTTGCTTGGGCCCATGACGGCGATGAACGGCGTCCTGCTGTTCGGGTGGTCGACCGCAGTGATCTTTGAGATCCTGCGGCGGGCAATGACGACCATCCGCAGCGAAGAAGGACGTAGAAAGAGACGTGGGTGGCCCGAGTAATGCGGCAGACGCATCCAAAGGCACGCGAATACCGGCTCTTGGCACGGGGCGGACCTTATCCGGATTCCCGCATGGGCGGGGTGAGCAGACCTTTACACGATTACGCTTAGAGGCTGTGTTCGACCCCAACCGGACGCTCTTTGCTGGTCCGCGCGGCATTCCCGACCTGAGGCATGCTCACGTGGCAGCAGTCGTGGCCGACCGCATGCGCGCCTGCGTCGGCGTCGTTCCCGTCCACCGCTTGAAGGCCGTTGTGTAGGCGCTGACCTCCTGAAACCCGAGAAGCCAGGCGATCTGCGAGATCGACAGACTGGCATCCTCCAGATAGCCCAGTGCGAGATCCCGCCGCATTTCCTCCAGTGTCCCGGTAAAGGTCGCGCCCTCGGTGGCGAGCCGACGGGCGAGTGTCCGTTGGCTCATGCCCAGCGTCGCGGCGATATCGGCAATCTGCGCCCGGCCGTGCGGCAGGATCGGGGCGATGGCGTTTTCCACGTGGACCCGCATCGGGCTGGCCGGAGCGGCCCGACGGGTCAGGATTTCCTCGCAATTCCGGATCAGGACCTCGCCGAGATGGGGGTCGGCGCCGATGAGCGGGAGCTGCGAGGCCCCGCGGGCGAAGGCGATCTCGTCACTTTCCGCGCCGAAGGCGACCTTGCAGCCGAAGAAGGCGTCCGGTTCGTCGGATGAGCCTCGGCGCGGGTGGACGAACCTGACGCGGACGGGCCGGAGGCTCTTGCCCGTCAGGTGACGGCACACGCGCACGAACGCCGTCACCAGGAACTCCATCTGATGGCGGTCGGTGTGCCGCGGTACGCCGACATAGCTGATCCGGACGCAAAGATCGGGATCCTGCCGGCACTGCACCCTCATGCCCTCGTTGGCGACGGTGCTGTACCGTTCGGCCCGGGCCAGGGCCTCTCCCAGCGTCGCGGAAGAGGCGAGAATGTAGTAGAGCAGCCCGATTTCCGGAAGCTCGAACCCTCCGGCGAGGTGGAAGCCGAGAAGGTCATCGCCAACGGCGTCGGCCACGAGCCCCAGCAGCGCGATCTGGTTCCGGACACCGATACGGGTGTCGCGATGCTCCATCTGAACGAACGTGAGAGCCGCCTGGTGCAGGAGCGGCGCAGGGTCGATGTTGGCCTCACGGGCGCGTGCCATCGCAAGGCGGGCGATCCCTCCGCCTGCCGTGGGCGGCATTGTGCCTGATGTCCCAAGTGACCGGTGCATCGCATCCGTTCTCCCGCAAGGCCGCCATCCGGCACCATGCCCGTGGCCCATGTCAACAAGCCAATGGCCCAGCATCACAAGACCGTCGCCCGGGATCGCAGGTATAGGCATGGCATCGACAGCGCCCTTGAGCAGGGGCTGCGGGATCACCCGGCCCCGATGCGCGCGGCTGCCTGCATTGCCGGATGTCGTGTGCAATCGATGGAGAACAAAATGCCCCAGCCGCAAGCGATGGCGGCCAACGCACCTTGCCCGCTGTCCGACGCCGACTGGATCGAGCAGAGGATCATTCGCGCCTACGTGCAGCTCGCTCTGGAGCCGAATGATACGGACGGCTCCCGCGCGGTCACGCTTGCCGGGCTTGATGGCCTCGAGATTCGCCTGACGGAAAGGTCCCTGGATGGCATTGCCGATCTGGCAACGTTCTGGCTCGAACTTCGCTCACCGGCGACCGGGGCGACCCTCGACAGCCTTGGTTGCCACGAGTTCGACGAGGACGAAATGTCGGCCGCCGTCGCATTCGTCGAGCAGGCCCTGCACCGGTTGCGGACCCTGCACTGACGGCAGCAGCGCAGCCATCGACCGTCTGGAGCGGCATTTAGGTGCCGGTACCGAACCCCGTCGGCAAGGCTGCCCTGAAACAGCACCATCGAGCAGGGCAAAGCAGCCCTTATGCCGTGAGGTCACCTCTCCCATGCCGCGCTTCTACTTCGACCTGCTCCTGGGATCGCACGCCAATCGCGATGAGGAGGGGCACTCCATCGACAGCCTCCAGGCCGCCGAGATCGAGGCCATGCGCACGGCAGGCGAACTCGCGCGGGACCGACTGCTCGCGATGCAAGAGGCAACACCCGAGGACATTCAGGTCACCGTGAGGAACGAGGAGCGGCAGCAGGTCCTCACGGTGACGGTTTCGATCCGGATCAATCGGATGGAGGAGTGCCACGGCCTTGGATGATTCCGCCAGCAATCACCCTTCCGGGCATGGAAACCGTATCGGACCGTAAGAAACACGCCCGTGAATGTCGGACGCTTGTCCGGCCCATATCTCATGATCTCTCAGGGCATGGCTTGAGCAATCAGCCAAACCGGCGGCGAGTTTGTCAAGATCCCAGAGCCGCCCGCCTGCGGAGACGCAATCCCATACGAAGTTCTGTCCTTGTTTCCACCCCCGCTCAGCCAGAGCCGTCGTGAGAGCGTCTTCGGCTTCGAAGAGGTTGTTGGGTGGGCAAGGATCAGCCATCAAGAGCCTGCCGATGCGGCGAGGCTGCTGGGCTGCGACCTGTGCAACAGACATCAGGCCAAGAACGAGGCTGGCAAAGGCCAGAACGCACGCACTTCTGACGCGGGGTCCCGAACGGCATCTACGCATGCTCACCTCCGAGAATGATGACGGCGAGAGTCCGCTGGGTTCGGAGTTCGTTTCCACGGCACGCGACTGCGCGACCACGACGAACGCTCTCGCTCCGGACCTGACGCAGCCTCGGCGAACAGCGAAGGATGGTATTTCTATGGGATGGAATGGACAAATCGCATCCTGGGGTACTCCAACCCGCCTCAGCATATTCACGGCGGCCGGATTGAGGGTGGCTTACGCGCTCATCGGCCATCTCCACCAGTTAGGTAGGCCCAAGCATGCGCCAACCAAAAGGACCGCTCCTGGCACTCCTCTGAAGCAACCCGATTGTCAGCTCTGGCGGCGAGTACCGGACGTTCCGAAAATGCAAGGAATCTCGGCCCCTGACCCGGAGGAGACATTTCGCTGCGACCGACACCCGATCGGGCGATAGAGGTCTGACCCAACAGGCCGTTCCTGAGCGCCTCGCCGGATGGGCCGCCCGTCGCGATCCCATGTCGCGCGCCGACGGCCTCGGGGTCACAAGCGCCGCCAACCGATCCAAGCCGCTCCCTTACGGCCCCGGGAGAACCGGCGTGCGGTTGGGCGGTATCCATGGCATCATCGTCAGATCAAGGTCCACCAGACTTCGACCGGATGGCAGGGATCCGCCATGACCGATCTGGGAGTCCAACGAAGGCTGACGACCGTCGTGGCTGCCGACGTGGTCGGCTACTCGCGCCTCGTCGAAGCTGACGAGGCCGGCACGCTCGCGGCCTTGAAGAGGCTCCGGCTGACCGTGCTGGAGCCCCTTCTGGCCGAGCACCGGGGCCGTCTCGTCAAGCTGATGGGCGACGGCCTCATCGCGGAGTTCGGCTCCGTTGTCGGCGCGGTGGCCTGCGCGGCGGCCATCCAGACCCGGTTGGCCGAAGGCCAGGACGCAATCCCGCCCGAGCGCCGGATTGTCCTGCGCATCGGCATCAACCTCGGCGATGTGGTTGTCGAGGGCGACGATCTCCTGGGCGACGGCGTCAACGTGGCGGCGCGGCTGGAGCAGGCGTGCCCGCCCGGCGGCGTGCTGGTCTCCGGACCTGCTTATGATCAGCTCACCGGCAAGATCGATGTCCCGTTCGAGTCGGCGGGCGAACTGCGCCTCAAGAACATCGCGCGGCCCGTGCGGGCGTACCGCATAATGCCCGGTGGCTCCCTGGCCCCGCTAGCCACCGTCCCCCTCATGGACAGGCCTGCGGTGGCGGTGCTGCCGTTCGACAACATGAGCGGCGATCCGGAACAGGCCTACTTCAGCGACGGTATCACCGAGGACATTATCACGGAGCTCTCCCGCTTCCGCGAACTCATGGTGATCGCCCGCAACTCCTCCTTTGCCTTCCGCGGGAAGAACACGGACGTGCGCGAGATCGGCCACACGCTCGGCGCTGGCTACGTGGTCGAGGGCAGCGTCCGGCGGGCGGGCAACCGGCTGCGGATCACGGCCCAGCTTATTGGGGCCGCCACGGGAGCACACCTGTGGGCCGAGCGTTACGATCGAGGCGTCGAGGACATCTTCGACATCCAGGAGGAGATCGCCAAGGGCATTGTGGCGACAGTGGCGCAACGGGTTCTCGAGGACAGCGAGGCGGCGGCACGACGGCGGCCGCCGGAGGACATCCTGTTCCTGCGCGGCCACCGCCTCTCGGACGTGTTCACGCCTGGGGCGCAGGATCAGGCGCGTGCGCTGTTCGAGCAGGCGCGGGCAATCGACCCGACTTTCGCGCGGGCCTATACAGGCCTCGCCTACAACCATTCCAACCGCTCGATCGATGAAGGAGTCGGCATCCCGCGCGATCGGAACCCGGACCTGATCGCCGCGCTTGACCTGGCCCGGCAAGCCTTGGCCCTGGACCCCAACGATCCGCGCGTGCAGGCCACTATCGCCCGCATGCATCTGGCTTGGCGCGACTTCGATGCCGCTGAGCGCCACTTCAACCTAGCCCGCGAGATGAACCCGAACGATCCCACGATCCAGGTCACCTGGCCGTGGATTCAGGCCTGCCTCGGGCACCCCGAGATGGGCCTGCCCGCCGCCGAACTGGCCAAGCGGCTGAACCCGCGCTATCCACGCTGGTACGACGACTACGTGGCCCGCATCCTGTTCCTCCTCGGCCGCTACGAAGAGGCGGAGGCCATGCTGCGGCGGAAGACATCCGGGGCACCCGAGGAACACCCGCGGGACATGGGCTGGCGGACCGCCGCGTGCGGCCATCTGGGGTGGGAGGACGAGGCCCGCCGTTGCGCGGGCTGGTTTGTGCGGGCGGTCGGGAGGTACTGGCGCGGCGATCCGGCCGGGCCACGGGAGTATGTCGACTGGTTCATTGACGTCACGTCCCTGAAACGGGTGAAGGACGAGGAGCGCCTCCGCGACGGCCTGCGCGCGGCCGGCCTGCCGGCATGAGAGTGCGGAGACGAGCCAGGACGTGAGAGAAGCCGCCCGGCCTACTGTGGAAAGACCGTCTGACATTCCGGGAGGCGGTGGACTGGCGCCGCCATGGCCTGCAACTGCTCAGGCTTGGCGCAAGGCGGGAAGCCGGCGGACTGCATCCCCTCGACCAGCCGCTGCCGCTCGGCGTCGGCCTGGTGCCGGCTTCAATGCCAACCCCGCCACCCTCGATGCCAAGGCCGTCATGACCTATGCCGGCAAGGCGCAGGAGCAGACCGTCACCGAGTTCCTGCTGAACGTGATCCCGAATACGGTCATCGATGCATTTGCAAAAGGCGACATCCTGCCCGTCGTGCTGATCTCGCTCCTGTTCGGATGCGTGCTGGCGCGGCTCGGTGATCGCGGGAGACCTGTCAAGGACATGATCGATGCGGCGAGCGGCCTCGTTTTCGGCGCGATCAACATCATCATGAAGCTCGCCCCAATTGGGGCATTCGGGGCCATGGCCTTCACCATCGGCCGCTACGGCGTCGGCTCGCTCGGTCCGCTCGCCATGCTGATTGGTACGTTCTACCTGACGTCGGTCATCTTCGTGGTGGTGGTGCTCGGCGGGATCGCATGGGCCGCCGGCTTCAACATCTTCCGGTTCCTGGCCTACATCAAGGAAGAGATCCTGATCGTGCTGGGCACCAGCTCATCCGACTCGGCCTTGCCGTCCCTGATGGAGAAGCTGGAGCGCCTCGGCTGCTCGAAACCGGTCGTCGGGCTTGTCGTGCCGACCGGGTACGTCTTCAACACCGATGGCACCAGCATCTACATGACGATGGCGGCCCTGTTCGTGGCCCAGGCCACCAACACCGACCTGAGCCTGACGCAGCAGCTCGCCATCTTTGCCGTCGCCATGCTGACCTCGAAAGGCGCGAGCGGCGTCACCGGCGCCTCCTTCATTGCCCTTGTCGGAACGCTCTCGGTGGTGCCCACGATCCCGGTGGCCGGAATGGCCCTGATCCTTGGCGTTGACCGCTTCATGAGCGAGGCCCGGGCGCTGGTGAACATGATCGGCAACGGTGTTGCCACGGTCGTGATGGCCCGATGGGAGGGAGAGCTCGACCAGGCTCGCATGGATGCCGTGCTACGCGGCCACGCCGGAGACGAAGATGCAGTCTCCCTGGGCGATGTCGAAGCCATAGCATCGCGCCCCAGGACATCGCCCGTCGAGCAGGTGGCATGAGAGCTCAAGCCAATATCCCGGTAGCGTGCGTGCTGCCAGGACCCAGGGTATGCTTCCGAAGGAACCGAGTGATGCCGATCTACAGCCTTGACGGGATTGCTCCCGAGTTTCCGCACCCGCAGCAGATCTGGATCGCACCGGATGCCAACGTGATCGGCCGCGTCCGGCTCGGGTCCGATGTCAGTGTGTGGTTCGGGGCCGCGCTCCGCGGCGACAATGAATGGATTGAGATCGGTGCCCGCTCCAACATTCAGGATGGTGCGGTGCTTCACACAGACATGGGATATCCGCTCACGATTGGCGAGGGTGTCACGGTTGGGCACCATGCCATTCTGCACGGCTGCTTCATAGGCTCGAACACGCTGATCGGAATGGGGGCGACGATCCTCAATGGAGCCCGGATCGGCGCCGACTCGATCGTGGGAGCGAACGCCCTTGTGACCCAGGGCAAGGAGTTCCCGGACGGGTCCTTGATCGTCGGCTCGCCGGCGAAGGCCGTGCGTTCCCTTGATGCCGAGAGCATTCAGCGGCTCCGAGCGAGTGCAACCCGCTATGTCGAGAACGGCCGCCGGTACACGGGCGAACTTGTACGTATCGACGAAGCTCGCGCGAAAATATGACGAGTGCCGCAGCGTTCCGCGTCGGATTTAAAGGGGCCTGACGCCAATGCATCGCGTTCGGCTCCCGGGCTAACCGGCAGACGGTGTGCCCTCAACTGGCTGTTCGGGCGAGCCGATCCTTCATCAGAGGAGAAGCGGCAGATAAAGCGCGCTGATGGTCCCGGTCAGCACCAGCACAGCGGCGATGGTGGCTCCCAGTGAGCCTTGGTCATTGTCGCGATCCCTGGCTGTTCTCTCAAAATTCCAATGTCATCAGCCAGAACCGGCGCAGGATCCGGGCTCGTGCTGGGGCGGACAACCCATCTGCCGGGAGGGTTGGAAGAAGGGATTCCAGATGCCTTCAGACACCCCTTCTTCCATTTCCAAGCGATTGGTCCGAGCGCCCTTTGTGTTAGGCGGCAACGGCGAGAGCCGTCCCGGTTAGGCGTCCGAGCTCGACCTTTGCTCCGTCAATGGCCTGATCCCGGATTTCCGGCCCAAAGGCCAGACGTTCCGCCCGCACAAACGAGACGTCGGTGATGCCGATGAAGCCGAGCATCGTGCGAAGGTGGGGCTCCTGCGAGTCCATCGCCTGGGCCGGGCCCTCACTGTAGAGGCCGCCGCGGCTTTCCACCACGATGGCGCGCTTGCCGGTCACGAGACCTTCAGGTCCCGCTTCGGTGTAGCGGAAGGTCAGGCCGGCGCGGAGCACGTAGTCGAACCAGACCTTGAGCGTCGATGGGATGCCGCTCCTGGCATGGGCCGGCGCCCTGGTCCGCCAAGGCCCCGGTCCTATGTCCAGGGGCATTCCTTCAACGGGGTTCCCGAGGCATCGGGAGGCCGGACGCACCCAACCCACCCGTGCAGGTCAAGGAGACATCTGATGAGCTGGAACCCCGCCGAAGATCCGAAACCCGGTGACAAGCACGCCTGCGACGCCATCGAGACCGTGATCGTGCCCCGCGCCCGTGACCTTGGCAGTTTCGAGGTGCGCCGGGCGCTGCCCTCGGCGCAGCGGCAGATGGTTGGTCCCTTCATCTTTTTCGACCAGATGGGGCCGTCCGAGTTCCTGCTCGGGTCCGGCATGGACGTGCGGCCCCATCCGCATATCGGCCTCTCGACCGTCACCTACCTGTTCGACGGCGAAATCATGCACCGGGACTCGTTGGGGACCGAGCTCCCCATCCGGCCGGGCGAGCTCAACTGGATGACCGCCGGCCGGGGCATCGTCCATTCCGAGCGGACGGCGCCGGAGGTGCGCGCGACGGGCTCGAAGCTCTTCGGCATACAGAGCTGGGTGGCCTTGTCGGCCAAGGACGAGGAGACCACGCCCGGCTTCGTCCACTACGAGGCGAGCGAGATGCCGGTGCTCGATGGTGACGGCAAGACCGTGCGGCTGATCGCAGGCTCCATCCTCGGCACCAGCTCACCGGTGACGACATCGAGCCAGATATTCTATGCCGACGTGGTGCTGCGGGCGGGATCCTCCGTGCCGCTCGACCCGGACTACGACGAGCGGGCAATCTACACCGTCTCGGGCGAGGTTGAGATCTCCGGCGACGTATTCCCGCCAGGGCAACTCCTGGTCTTCAGGCCGGGCGACCGCATCACGATCCGGGCGCGCAGCGATGCCCGCTTCATGATGCTCGGCGGCGAGCCGATGGACGGCCCGCGGTTCATCTGGTGGAACTTCGTCTCGTCGCGGCAGGACCGCATCGAGCAGGCCAAGGCCGACTGGAAGGCGGCGCGGTTCGACACCGTGCCGGGCGACGAGACCGAGTTCATACCGCTGCCCGAGCCGCCGCCTCCGCCGGTCCATTATCCATAGCGATGTCCGTACGGACGCAAATCTTCGACTTTCCGGGCTCGCAGGGCCAGCGCATGTCGGGTCGGCTCGACCTGCCGGAAGGAACCGCAGCCGCCTACGCGGTCCTTGCCCATTGCTTCACGTGCGGCAAGAACTCGGTGGCGGCGGTGCGGATCGCGCGGGCGCTCGCGGCCCGCGGGATCGGCGT
Protein-coding regions in this window:
- a CDS encoding HlyD family secretion protein, with translation MLELLLCSLLTIFPDYLFRRYAQGKRIGKEITLYSVWFELRWGLVACLMLTVGLITTVFYNHPSTSNATLFYRTVPILPEANGRVAEVYIDGVTGEVKQGAPIFRLDSSKQEAAAEAARRKIAEVEAALVVAKTDVLAAEAKIQEARSAHQQAVDELATKQEIYRRNPGAVAVRDIERLEVAVQGRQGAIDAAVAAKSGAEAQISALLPAQKASAEAALAQAEVELRKTVVRAGVNGRVEQFTLRVGDIVNPNMRPAGVLIPEGAGRQAIQAGFGQIEAQVMKVGMIAEVTCVSKPWTIIPMVVTSVQDYIAAGQFRGGEQLIDAQQVIQPGTILVFLEPLYEGGLRGVTPGSSCIANAYTSNHDLIDSGQVSTTKGLVLHAVDAVGLVHAMILRIQALIYPIQTLVLGGH
- the cax gene encoding calcium/proton exchanger, producing the protein MKPLLKEVRHNPLLWLLAFVPVVFAAHTLTPEAHTLLFVLSVLAIVPLAVLLSHATESVAAKTGDAVGGLLNATLGNLTELIIALAALRAGQYALVKASIAGAIVTNSLFMLGASFLLGGLRHHVQDYNRGNARLQAGLLFLATIALLMPSAVSGADPTAGSAVTDRLSVSLSVLLIAAYGLGLLFTLKTHREFFGGADHAETGEAPWPMGLALATLAGVTILVALVSEVFIESVQQAAVAFGMTPAFVGFVVVALVGAAAEMASAFAGARKNRLDLSVGIALGSSAQIALFVAPVLVLLSYLIGPAPMNLQFWPGAVVMMLIATMTVSLVTNSGRSAWFVGVLVLLVYLIFAMTLYLLPPQVP
- a CDS encoding potassium channel family protein; this translates as MLRQILVGAAVSLGNIAIHALLMAAVLWAARTAVAIATFRQSLQLIAVMIATVSFLMAAHLAEVLVWALAYAIVGAAPDDTDLIYFAFVNYTTLGYGDVTPIERWHLLGPMTAMNGVLLFGWSTAVIFEILRRAMTTIRSEEGRRKRRGWPE
- a CDS encoding AraC family transcriptional regulator, with protein sequence MHRSLGTSGTMPPTAGGGIARLAMARAREANIDPAPLLHQAALTFVQMEHRDTRIGVRNQIALLGLVADAVGDDLLGFHLAGGFELPEIGLLYYILASSATLGEALARAERYSTVANEGMRVQCRQDPDLCVRISYVGVPRHTDRHQMEFLVTAFVRVCRHLTGKSLRPVRVRFVHPRRGSSDEPDAFFGCKVAFGAESDEIAFARGASQLPLIGADPHLGEVLIRNCEEILTRRAAPASPMRVHVENAIAPILPHGRAQIADIAATLGMSQRTLARRLATEGATFTGTLEEMRRDLALGYLEDASLSISQIAWLLGFQEVSAYTTAFKRWTGTTPTQARMRSATTAAT
- a CDS encoding DUF6894 family protein, whose product is MPRFYFDLLLGSHANRDEEGHSIDSLQAAEIEAMRTAGELARDRLLAMQEATPEDIQVTVRNEERQQVLTVTVSIRINRMEECHGLG
- a CDS encoding adenylate/guanylate cyclase domain-containing protein, producing the protein MTDLGVQRRLTTVVAADVVGYSRLVEADEAGTLAALKRLRLTVLEPLLAEHRGRLVKLMGDGLIAEFGSVVGAVACAAAIQTRLAEGQDAIPPERRIVLRIGINLGDVVVEGDDLLGDGVNVAARLEQACPPGGVLVSGPAYDQLTGKIDVPFESAGELRLKNIARPVRAYRIMPGGSLAPLATVPLMDRPAVAVLPFDNMSGDPEQAYFSDGITEDIITELSRFRELMVIARNSSFAFRGKNTDVREIGHTLGAGYVVEGSVRRAGNRLRITAQLIGAATGAHLWAERYDRGVEDIFDIQEEIAKGIVATVAQRVLEDSEAAARRRPPEDILFLRGHRLSDVFTPGAQDQARALFEQARAIDPTFARAYTGLAYNHSNRSIDEGVGIPRDRNPDLIAALDLARQALALDPNDPRVQATIARMHLAWRDFDAAERHFNLAREMNPNDPTIQVTWPWIQACLGHPEMGLPAAELAKRLNPRYPRWYDDYVARILFLLGRYEEAEAMLRRKTSGAPEEHPRDMGWRTAACGHLGWEDEARRCAGWFVRAVGRYWRGDPAGPREYVDWFIDVTSLKRVKDEERLRDGLRAAGLPA
- a CDS encoding gamma carbonic anhydrase family protein is translated as MPIYSLDGIAPEFPHPQQIWIAPDANVIGRVRLGSDVSVWFGAALRGDNEWIEIGARSNIQDGAVLHTDMGYPLTIGEGVTVGHHAILHGCFIGSNTLIGMGATILNGARIGADSIVGANALVTQGKEFPDGSLIVGSPAKAVRSLDAESIQRLRASATRYVENGRRYTGELVRIDEARAKI
- a CDS encoding FMN-dependent NADH-azoreductase, which produces MPLDIGPGPWRTRAPAHARSGIPSTLKVWFDYVLRAGLTFRYTEAGPEGLVTGKRAIVVESRGGLYSEGPAQAMDSQEPHLRTMLGFIGITDVSFVRAERLAFGPEIRDQAIDGAKVELGRLTGTALAVAA
- a CDS encoding pirin family protein, which encodes MSWNPAEDPKPGDKHACDAIETVIVPRARDLGSFEVRRALPSAQRQMVGPFIFFDQMGPSEFLLGSGMDVRPHPHIGLSTVTYLFDGEIMHRDSLGTELPIRPGELNWMTAGRGIVHSERTAPEVRATGSKLFGIQSWVALSAKDEETTPGFVHYEASEMPVLDGDGKTVRLIAGSILGTSSPVTTSSQIFYADVVLRAGSSVPLDPDYDERAIYTVSGEVEISGDVFPPGQLLVFRPGDRITIRARSDARFMMLGGEPMDGPRFIWWNFVSSRQDRIEQAKADWKAARFDTVPGDETEFIPLPEPPPPPVHYP